The bacterium genome includes a window with the following:
- a CDS encoding beta-ketoacyl-ACP synthase II — translation MKRRVVITGIGVIAPNGIGKENFWKALTGGKSGIKKITSFDASELPVQIAGEVTDFKPEDYIEDRKKLRRMARFSQFAVACAKMAIEDSGLNLKEIDSEKILVCLGVSTSAMDLIESQYRKFLNKGYRGIVPFGIFSATPNMACQEILNEFLLEVPISTVASGCAAGLEAIGIGFKEIQLGNYEIVICGGADASITPLIMGGLCASNIMSKRNDSPEKASRPFDRLRDGGVLSEGGAILILEELSHAIKRKAKIYGEIVGYGKWGEKEITDPGQGFEKAMKFCIKDAFLKPQMVDFISAHGPSDPFLDFYETVAIKKVFGAHAYRISINSIKSMIGNPFSSGGVMQVIGALLSLTKGIVPPTINYEYPDPLCDLDYTPNRYRICNVEYCLINSHGFGGSNSSLLIKRYED, via the coding sequence ATGAAAAGAAGAGTTGTTATTACTGGAATTGGTGTTATTGCTCCTAACGGCATAGGGAAGGAGAATTTCTGGAAGGCATTAACAGGAGGGAAAAGCGGAATAAAAAAGATAACTTCATTTGATGCTTCAGAATTACCAGTTCAAATTGCTGGTGAAGTAACTGATTTTAAGCCAGAGGATTATATAGAGGACAGAAAGAAATTAAGGAGGATGGCAAGATTTTCACAATTCGCGGTTGCCTGTGCTAAAATGGCAATTGAAGATAGCGGATTGAATTTAAAAGAAATTGACTCCGAGAAAATATTGGTATGTCTTGGTGTCAGTACAAGTGCTATGGATTTGATAGAATCACAGTATAGAAAATTTTTAAACAAAGGGTATAGAGGAATTGTTCCTTTTGGGATTTTTTCAGCGACTCCAAATATGGCCTGTCAGGAAATTTTAAATGAGTTTTTATTAGAGGTTCCTATATCAACTGTTGCAAGTGGATGTGCCGCTGGATTAGAAGCGATTGGAATAGGTTTTAAAGAAATTCAATTGGGGAATTATGAGATTGTTATTTGTGGTGGAGCAGATGCTTCAATTACTCCTTTAATAATGGGTGGTTTGTGTGCTTCTAATATAATGAGTAAAAGAAATGACAGTCCAGAAAAAGCGAGTAGACCTTTTGATAGATTAAGAGATGGTGGAGTCTTATCAGAAGGAGGAGCAATTTTAATTCTTGAAGAGTTAAGTCATGCAATAAAAAGGAAAGCAAAAATATATGGTGAAATTGTAGGTTATGGAAAATGGGGTGAGAAAGAAATTACAGATCCAGGACAAGGATTTGAAAAAGCAATGAAATTTTGTATAAAAGATGCTTTTTTGAAGCCACAGATGGTTGATTTTATATCTGCTCATGGACCTTCAGACCCCTTTCTTGATTTTTATGAAACAGTTGCAATAAAAAAAGTTTTTGGTGCCCATGCTTATAGAATTTCTATAAATTCAATAAAATCCATGATAGGAAATCCTTTTAGTTCTGGCGGAGTTATGCAGGTTATAGGAGCACTATTAAGTTTAACAAAAGGTATTGTTCCTCCAACTATAAATTATGAATATCCTGACCCTTTATGTGATTTAGATTATACACCTAATAGATACAGGATTTGTAATGTTGAGTATTGCCTTATAAATTCACATGGTTTTGGAGGTAGTAATTCTTCTTTATTAATAAAAAGATATGAAGATTAA